The sequence below is a genomic window from Methylotuvimicrobium sp. KM2.
GCCAAGCAACTATTCGAACTGTTCAACGCCAAATACGCCAAACCATCCGTACCCACAGCGCAAGCCGCCAACGACGGTGAGTTCATCGAACTAAAACAAGCCGCCGAACCCAAAGCCGGATATGAGAACACACGAGCCAATCAAGTTACTTCCGCCGCGCTGATTCTGCACGATGTAGGCAGCAAGCAAGAGCGTAAAGACTGGGTGGAGGATTTCAAAGCCGGCAAAATCGACTTTCTGTTTGTTTACAACATGCTGTTGACCGGCTTCGACGCCAAACGCCTGAAAAAGCTGTATCTGGGCCGGGTGTTGAAAGCCCACAACCTGTTGCAAGCCCTGACCCGCGTCAACCGCAGCTACAAAGACTTTCGCTACGGCTATGTGGTGGACTTTGCCGACATCAGCAAGGAATTCGACGAAACCAACCGCCGCTATTTCGAAGAACTGCAATGCGAGCTGGGCGATGAACTGGAACAATATTCCAAACTGTTCAAGAGCAAAGCCGAAATAGCCGCCGAGATTGAACACCTTAAAGACGTGCTGTTTCACTTCAATCTGGATAACGCCGAGGAGTTTTCCGGGCAGCTCAATCAAATCAATAACCGCGAACAAGTGCTGGCGATCAAAAAGGCACTGGCCGACGCCAAAAGCCTGTATAACCTGATCCGCTTGCAAGGCGAATACGACTTTTTGCAGCAACTGGATTTTGAAAAGCTCAACTGGCTGTATCGGGAAACCAGTAACCGTTTGGACTTGCTCAATCTGAAAAAGACCCTGGAACAAGGCACAGATACCGTCAATTTGCTGAATGTCGCGCTGGAAGACGTGATTTTTCAGTTCACCAAAATCGGCGAAGAAGAGCTGGTTCTGGCCGACAAACTGAAAAACACCCTGCGCCAGACCCGCGAAGCCTTGGCCAGCAACTTCGACCAGCAAGACCCCAAATTCATCACGTTAAAAGAAGAACTGGAACGGCTGTTCAAGAAAAAGAATTTGTCGGAAGTGACCCAGGAAGAAATGAACGCCAACATTCACACCCTGAATAAAATCCACGAGCGGGTTAAGGAATTGAACCGACAGAACAACCAATTGCGGCAAAAATACCAAGGCGATACCAAATACACTCGACTGCACAAACGCCTCATCGAACACGGCGGCATTTCGGATTCCGAGCGAAAAATCTTCGAAGCATTTACCGGTATCAAACAGGATGCCGACCAGCAAGTGCTGCAAAACACCCAAATGCTGGATAACGAAAGCTATTTCGAACGAACCATGATGCCGATTGTCATCAACCGCTTTATGAAACAACAAGACATCAAACTCAATCCCGACGCCAGCCGTTATATCAACCATCTGGTAGTCGCCGAATACCTGAACGAATTTAACAGCGGAGCCCGTGCGTGGTAGAACTGGAGTTTCAACAAAAAACCAAAAGCCTGATCGACAGCCTGAAAGCCATTTGCGCCAACTACGGTTTGGGCAACGACGGTAATGAATTCAAAATCATCACCCAGACTTTTCTGTATAAGTTCTTAAACGACAAATTTGCGTTTGAGGCCAAAAAGCTCGACGAATCCATCGCCAAAGCCGACAAGTGGGAAGAGGCGCTGGCCAAGCTCAGTGCAAACGATCTGGAAATGCTGCAATTGCAAATGGGGCCGGATACCGCGCGCCTGAAACCCAGCCATTTCATCAACTACCTGTTCAGCCAGCAAAACGCGCCGGATTTCGCCAAACTGTTCGACGACACCCTGATCGACATCGCCATCAGCAACAACGACGTGTTCGCCGTCAAAACCGACGGCGGCGCGAAGGTGGTGCTGTTCGACCGCCTCAGTCAATACATTTCGGACGATGCCAAACGCGACGAATTTTGCCGTGCCCTCATCAACAAACTGGTGGAATTCAGCTTCGAGCGCATTTTCAATCAGAAATTCGACTTCTACGCCACCATCTTCGAATACCTGATCAAAGACTACAACAGCAACAGCGGCGGCAAATACGCCGAGTATTACACCCCGCATGCCGTAGCCCGCATCATGGCCGCGATTCTGGTGCCGGTAGACCAGCAAGACATCGTCAAAAACGTCAGCGTTTACGATCCGTCGGCGGGTTCCGGCACCTTGTTGATGAACGTCGCCCACGCCATCGGCGAAAACCGCTGTTCAATTTTCACTCAGGACATTTCGCAAAAATCCTCCAACCTGCTGCGGCTGAATCTGATTCTGAATAATCTGGTGCATTCCATCCCCAATGTCGTGCAGGGCAACACCCTGCTGCACCCCACGCACAAGGACGGCAGCGAGTTGAAGCGCTTCGATTACATCGTTTCCAATCCGCCGTTCAAAATGGACTTCAGCGATTTCCGCAATGATTTGGACACTAAAGCCAACAAGCCCCGTTTTTTTGCCGGTATCCCCAAGATCAAGGCCAAGGCCACCGACAAAATGGAAATATACCAGTTGTTCCTGCAACACATCATTTACTCGCTCAAACCCGGCGGAAAGGCGGCTGTGGTGGTGCCGACCGGCTTCATCACGGCCCAATCCGGCATCGACAAGGCTATTCGCATGCATCTGGTGGATAAACTAATGCTGGCTGGTGTCGTCTCCATGCCCAGCAACATCTTTGCAACTACCGGCACCAACGTCTCCATTCTGTTTATTGATGCCGGCAATAAAGACAAGGTTGCGCTGATCGATGCCTCGAATCTGGGGCAGAAAGTTAAAGAAGGCAAAAACCAGAAAACCGTGCTGAGCACGGACGAAGAGCAGCGCATTATCGACGTGTTCAATGCCAAACAGACGGAAGAAGATTTCTCGGTGGCCGTCAGCTACGACGACATCGCCGCCAAAAACTACTCGCTCAGTGCCGGGCAGTATTTCGATGTCAAGATTGAATATGTCGATATCACGCCGGAGCAGTTTGCCGAGAAAATGCAGGCGTTTACCGACAATTTGGACAACCTGTTCAGCCAGTCGCGGGAATTGGAAGTGGAGATTAAAAAGCAGTTGACCAGGTTGAGATATGAATAATATTCGTTACCTCAAAGAAGTATCTGAAGTCATTACCAAAGGGACAACGCCTACGACTGTTGGTGGTGTATTTACGGATGAAGGAATTAACTTTGTAAAATCAGAAAGTATTTGTGATTCAAAATACCTAGACTCATCAGTATTCATGAAGATTGATGAAGAAACTGATGAAAAACTAAAAAGATCAAGGTTGCAAGAAGGAGATCTTCTGTTTTCAATTGCAGGTGCCTATTTAGGAAAAATTTCTATTGTTAGAGCTGAAGATTTGCCCGCAAATACTAATCAGGCAGTTGGAATTGTAAGGCTTAAAAATGAATTGGTAGACGTAAGTTACCTATACTATTTTTTTAGTCAAACTCAGATTAATTCTTATATTAACAAGCTTTCTGCTCAATCATCTCAGCCAAACCTTAATCTGGATTTGCTAGGTAGACTGAGCTTTAATTGTTTGGCTCTTGATGAGCAAAAAAAGATTTCTAGCATCCTATCTGCAATCGACGCCAAAATCGAACTCAACAACCGCATCAACGCCGAGCTAGAAGCATTGGCGAAGACCTTGTATGACTACTGGTTTGTGCAGTTCGACTTTCCCTTCGACTTCGCGTCCTGCCCTGAGCAAGGTCGAAGGGAAGGCAAGCCCACCGCCAACGGCAAACCCTACAAATCCTCCGGCGGCAAAATGGTCTACAACCCAATCCTGAAACGGGAAATACCGGAGGGGTGGGAAGTTGCTGTTGTTGCAGAGATATTAGGAAAAACACCGGCATCAAACAAAGTTTTAAATCAGGAAATACTGGCCGATGGCTCTATTCCGGTTATCGATCAAAGCCAAGATTATATTTGTGGATTTACTGACGATATAACAGCATTGATAACACCAACGCAGCCCCATGTAGTTTTCGGAGATCACACACGCGTAGTAAAACTGGTTAACTTCGAATACGCACGAGGTGCTGATGGCACTCAAATATTGCTGTCTAATGATGCGAGAATGCCAGGTTATTTGCTATATCAGGTTGTTTCAGATATTGATTTATCAAACTATGGGTATGCTAGGCACTTCAAGTTCTTGAAAGATTATAAGATTATTTTGCCTAATCAAACAATTGCTGCCCGTTACCATGAAGTTGTGGCGCCTTGTTACGAAAAAATTAAGGGAGGGATATTCGAGAATCAACATCTAATGCGGCTTCGTGACTGGCTTCTCCCCATGTTGATGAACGGCCAAGTCACCGTAAAATAATCAACGGATTGAATATGAGTTATCAGGCAAAATTTACCGGCTGGCAAAACCTTACCCTCGAAGACTTGGTGGTGGCTTACCGCAAGGCTAAGGCGGATTGCTTCTTCGAGAACACTTTTCCCACCGCCATTAAGTTTGCCGAGTATGAGCAAGACCTGTTGACTAATTTGAATGTGCTACTCTCCAGCCTGCAAACCAGCAAAGGTTTCGCGGAGAACGACGGTTATTTGGGCGAATTTCGCCTGCTACCCAAGAAGCTGTCATTCAAGCCCAAAGCGGATGCCGGCAATGGTCATGTGCATTTTTCGAATCCGGAGCGGGCTTTCGAGCATCTGACAAAAAATAACGATCTAATCCCCGAGTTTCGGATCGTCGGCGATTTTCCAGTAGACAGCCACATCATTTCCACCTTGTGGATCAATATGGTCGGGCATAAGTTTGATGCCTGTTTAGACGACAACTGTTACGGCGCACGACTCAGGCGGATACGCAACGATGAATTGCTCGACAAGCACGCGCCTAAGTCGTTTCATATCAGTGCAATTGGTTCGTTCACTCCCTATTTCCAGCCTTATCAACAATGGCGTAACGATGGCTTGCAAGCCATACGCGGGGAATTGGAGAAAGATCGCGACATCATCGCGGTCTCGCTGGATTTAAAAAGCTATTACCATTTTGTCGATCCAACGGCACTGGCATTGCCGGATTTGCATCGGGAATTAGGCTTGGAATTAACGGACGAAGAACAAGTGTTTACCCGGCAATTGGCGGAATTTCTGACTAAATGGGCTGAGCAGGCAGACCGATTTGCACAAAAAACGATTCATCGCAAAGCGAAAATTGCTGGTGGTTTGGTGATAGGCTTAACTGCCAGTCGAATTGTTTCCAATGTGTTGTTGCATCGTTGGGATTGCCTGATTAAGCAGAAGCTGGCACCCGTGCATTATGGGCGTTATGTGGATGATATGTTTCTGGTACTTCGCGATACAGCTACGATTGCTAACAGCGATGACTTTATGATGTTTTTGCAGGAGCGTCTGGGCAAAGACTGTATTTTTCAGGACACCGGATCAAAAGTTAAAAAAGGCGAATCCAGCAAAATCTGGCAGATTCAACAAGGCAAAGAATTACAGGGTTCGTCACGAATCATGCTGCAATCGGATAAGCAGAAACTATTTTTGCTGCAAGGCCGAGCAGGTCAAGATTTGCTCGACAGTATCGAAAAGGAAATATATGAGCTGTCCAGTGAGCATCGTTTGATGCCATCGCCGGATCAATTGGAGGACTCGACAGCTGCTCGTGTTTTATCGGCAGCTGGCAGCGTTGGCGAAAACGCAGATGCGTTACGTAGGGCTGATGGTCTTACCATTCGCCGCTTAAGTTGGTCACTATATCTGCGCAATGTCGAAACCTTGGCCCGTGATTTACCGGCGCATGAGTGGTCGGCTCAGCGTGCTGATTTTTATCAGTTTGCGCATAACCATATTTTGCGACCAGACAGTTTGTTCGCGCATTTCAACTATCTGCCGCGATTGTTGGGTTTTGCGATTCACCTGAACGAGTGGCATGAAGCCGAACAGATTGTATTAAGAGCCTATGAATCACTTGATCAGTTGAAAGCGGTAGTTCAACAAGGTGGAGCCATTGTCGTTAATGGCGTTGAGGTAAAGGCCGGCAAGGATTTGTGGGGTTATTTAAAGGGCACATTAACGTGGTTATTTATTGACGCGGCGACACGTTATTAC
It includes:
- a CDS encoding class I SAM-dependent DNA methyltransferase, whose amino-acid sequence is MVELEFQQKTKSLIDSLKAICANYGLGNDGNEFKIITQTFLYKFLNDKFAFEAKKLDESIAKADKWEEALAKLSANDLEMLQLQMGPDTARLKPSHFINYLFSQQNAPDFAKLFDDTLIDIAISNNDVFAVKTDGGAKVVLFDRLSQYISDDAKRDEFCRALINKLVEFSFERIFNQKFDFYATIFEYLIKDYNSNSGGKYAEYYTPHAVARIMAAILVPVDQQDIVKNVSVYDPSAGSGTLLMNVAHAIGENRCSIFTQDISQKSSNLLRLNLILNNLVHSIPNVVQGNTLLHPTHKDGSELKRFDYIVSNPPFKMDFSDFRNDLDTKANKPRFFAGIPKIKAKATDKMEIYQLFLQHIIYSLKPGGKAAVVVPTGFITAQSGIDKAIRMHLVDKLMLAGVVSMPSNIFATTGTNVSILFIDAGNKDKVALIDASNLGQKVKEGKNQKTVLSTDEEQRIIDVFNAKQTEEDFSVAVSYDDIAAKNYSLSAGQYFDVKIEYVDITPEQFAEKMQAFTDNLDNLFSQSRELEVEIKKQLTRLRYE
- a CDS encoding restriction endonuclease subunit S — protein: MNNIRYLKEVSEVITKGTTPTTVGGVFTDEGINFVKSESICDSKYLDSSVFMKIDEETDEKLKRSRLQEGDLLFSIAGAYLGKISIVRAEDLPANTNQAVGIVRLKNELVDVSYLYYFFSQTQINSYINKLSAQSSQPNLNLDLLGRLSFNCLALDEQKKISSILSAIDAKIELNNRINAELEALAKTLYDYWFVQFDFPFDFASCPEQGRREGKPTANGKPYKSSGGKMVYNPILKREIPEGWEVAVVAEILGKTPASNKVLNQEILADGSIPVIDQSQDYICGFTDDITALITPTQPHVVFGDHTRVVKLVNFEYARGADGTQILLSNDARMPGYLLYQVVSDIDLSNYGYARHFKFLKDYKIILPNQTIAARYHEVVAPCYEKIKGGIFENQHLMRLRDWLLPMLMNGQVTVK